From Pseudomonas sp. FP2335, the proteins below share one genomic window:
- a CDS encoding LON peptidase substrate-binding domain-containing protein has translation MSLALFPLNTVLFPGCTLDLQLFEARYLDMISRCMKKGESFGVVCILDGKEVGLAPDGYALIGCEALIRDFKQQDNGLLGIRVEGGRRFRVRDAGVQKDQLLLAEVQWLDEAPDQPLEEEDADLLALLQALAEHPMVASLDMDTHADGQQALGNQLAYLLPFTEADKIDLLQLDDPQQRLDAIQMLLDELQGELFTQ, from the coding sequence ATGAGTCTGGCGCTGTTTCCGCTCAATACCGTGTTGTTCCCTGGCTGCACCCTCGACTTGCAACTGTTCGAGGCGCGCTATCTGGACATGATCAGCCGCTGCATGAAAAAGGGCGAAAGCTTCGGCGTGGTGTGCATCCTCGACGGCAAGGAAGTGGGCCTGGCCCCGGATGGCTACGCGTTGATTGGCTGCGAAGCGTTGATCCGCGACTTCAAGCAACAGGACAACGGCCTGCTGGGGATTCGTGTCGAAGGCGGGCGGCGTTTCCGCGTGCGTGATGCCGGGGTGCAGAAGGACCAGTTGCTGCTGGCCGAGGTGCAATGGCTGGACGAGGCGCCGGACCAGCCGCTGGAAGAGGAGGATGCCGACCTGCTGGCGTTGCTCCAGGCGCTGGCCGAGCATCCGATGGTGGCCTCGCTGGACATGGACACCCACGCCGACGGCCAGCAAGCCCTGGGCAACCAGTTGGCCTATCTACTGCCGTTCACCGAGGCCGACAAGATCGACCTGCTGCAACTCGACGATCCGCAGCAGCGCCTGGATGCGATCCAGATGTTGCTCGACGAGTTGCAGGGCGAGCTCTTCACTCAATAG
- a CDS encoding LrgB family protein — translation MIFDWYGAWAAVIHHPLFGIGITLGAYQLVLAGFEKTRWIFLQPVLVSMLLVIGILLTCGLSYAEYRKSTEIMGTLLGPATVALAVPLYLNLRRIRQLFWPIFTTLVIGGVLATGLCVLLGWWFGAEHMMLMTMAPKSVTSPIAMLVAEQIGGVAALAAVFVLITGVVGAMVGPALLSRLGVHSPEARGMALGMTAHAVGTSVALQESEECGAFAALAMSLMGVATAVFLPLAVSVIV, via the coding sequence ATGATCTTCGACTGGTACGGCGCGTGGGCCGCAGTGATTCACCACCCCTTGTTCGGCATTGGTATTACCCTCGGCGCCTATCAGTTGGTGTTGGCCGGTTTCGAGAAAACCCGTTGGATCTTCCTGCAGCCGGTGCTGGTGTCCATGCTGCTGGTGATCGGCATCTTGCTCACCTGTGGCCTGAGTTACGCCGAGTACCGCAAGAGCACCGAGATCATGGGCACCTTGCTCGGCCCCGCGACCGTGGCGCTGGCGGTGCCGCTTTATCTGAACCTGCGGCGCATTCGTCAATTGTTCTGGCCGATTTTTACTACGCTGGTGATAGGCGGGGTGTTGGCCACCGGCCTGTGTGTGCTGCTGGGCTGGTGGTTTGGCGCCGAGCACATGATGCTGATGACCATGGCGCCCAAGTCGGTGACGTCGCCGATTGCCATGCTGGTGGCCGAGCAGATCGGCGGCGTGGCGGCCTTGGCCGCGGTGTTTGTGCTGATCACCGGCGTGGTCGGCGCAATGGTCGGCCCGGCGTTGTTGTCGCGCCTGGGGGTGCACAGTCCCGAGGCGCGCGGCATGGCACTGGGCATGACTGCCCACGCCGTCGGCACCTCGGTGGCATTGCAGGAAAGTGAAGAGTGCGGTGCCTTTGCGGCGCTGGCCATGAGTCTGATGGGCGTGGCTACGGCGGTGTTCCTGCCGCTGGCTGTGTCGGTGATCGTTTAA
- a CDS encoding CidA/LrgA family protein, producing the protein MLLRGLTWLVLFQLIGTAINHLLLPILPGPIIGLLLLLGFLICNGEVGEPLSLAAGSLLRYLPLLLVPPAVGVMVYAKDIAADFWAIVGALVLSLVIAMGFVGVLMQRMVKRKEKDQ; encoded by the coding sequence ATGCTGTTACGTGGGCTGACATGGCTGGTGCTGTTCCAATTGATCGGCACGGCGATCAACCATTTGCTGCTGCCGATATTGCCGGGGCCGATTATCGGCTTGTTGCTGCTGCTCGGCTTTCTGATCTGCAACGGTGAGGTCGGCGAGCCCCTGAGCCTGGCGGCCGGCAGCCTGCTGCGTTATCTGCCGCTGCTGCTGGTGCCGCCGGCGGTGGGGGTGATGGTCTATGCCAAGGACATCGCGGCGGACTTCTGGGCTATCGTCGGCGCGCTGGTGCTGTCGCTGGTGATCGCCATGGGGTTTGTCGGTGTGCTGATGCAGCGCATGGTCAAGCGCAAGGAGAAGGATCAATGA
- a CDS encoding MaoC family dehydratase: MPYVPVAQLKDYVGKELGRSEWLTIDQARINLFAEATGDHQFIHVDPVKAAQTPFGSTIAHGFLSLSLMPKLMEDILIMPEGLKMAVNYGLDSVRFIQPVKVNSKVRLNVTLTDVTEKKPGQWLFKATATLEIEGQEKPAYIAESLSLCFV; the protein is encoded by the coding sequence ATGCCCTATGTACCTGTAGCGCAGCTCAAAGATTATGTCGGCAAGGAACTGGGACGTTCCGAATGGCTCACCATCGACCAGGCGCGGATCAACCTGTTCGCAGAGGCCACCGGCGATCATCAGTTCATCCATGTCGACCCGGTCAAGGCCGCGCAAACCCCGTTTGGCAGCACGATTGCCCACGGTTTCCTGTCGCTGTCGCTGATGCCCAAGTTGATGGAAGACATCCTGATCATGCCCGAAGGCCTGAAAATGGCCGTCAATTATGGCCTGGACAGCGTGCGCTTTATCCAGCCGGTCAAGGTCAATTCCAAGGTGCGCCTGAACGTGACGCTGACGGACGTCACCGAGAAAAAACCCGGACAATGGCTGTTCAAGGCCACGGCGACCCTGGAAATCGAAGGCCAGGAAAAACCCGCTTACATCGCCGAGTCGCTGTCACTCTGCTTCGTGTAA
- a CDS encoding C13 family peptidase yields MRPLAPLALALLLTACGDGESLLPPDARLPDGGRYRGDVVNGLLQGQGRVDYPNGSWYAGQFDNGQWHGLGEWHGSNGEVYKGEFQQGLFDGQGSLTTPGSSYVGGFKRGRRNGEGTLKEGQMTYRGEFKDDQYSGLGRLELADGSQYQGQFAHGKPNGEGQRNDDSGNQFSGHFVDGQLEGNGTFNSADGDIYVGQFKQNQLNGKGRYENADGDVWIGQFKEGALSGKGELIGVDGSHYVGQFSDWRFTGEGRLNLTDGSFYIGGFDSDNYQGRGTLVLTDGTVQAGTWVNGMRVRDADGKLLPDPLEIGVLAQGQLLDAALAAVPASTPAVELYTLVLAGDGKQSVFLREADYVSNMLATRFGARGQIRLVNHRDHIADRPLATRESLRRAVQTLAERTGPEDLVFIYMTSHGTHEHELVLDQPRMELADLPADELAAVLAPLKNRDKVIVISACYSGGFIPTLKDERTLIMTASRADRVSFGCSEEADFTYFGDALFAQAFNQTDDLQQAFKLAQLHVSEREQADNFEASEPQIWAPKGVIAHWQLLRKQQARKALESVSMNSKEAKGN; encoded by the coding sequence ATGCGCCCACTTGCTCCCCTTGCCCTTGCCCTGTTGCTCACCGCTTGCGGAGACGGCGAATCGCTGTTGCCGCCCGATGCGCGCCTGCCCGATGGCGGCCGCTACCGGGGTGATGTGGTCAATGGTTTGCTGCAAGGCCAGGGCCGCGTCGACTACCCCAACGGCAGCTGGTACGCCGGCCAGTTCGACAACGGCCAGTGGCACGGCCTGGGTGAATGGCACGGCAGCAACGGCGAAGTCTACAAAGGCGAGTTCCAGCAAGGCCTGTTCGACGGCCAGGGCAGCCTGACCACGCCGGGCAGCAGCTATGTCGGTGGTTTCAAGCGTGGCCGACGCAACGGCGAAGGCACCCTCAAAGAGGGGCAGATGACCTATCGCGGCGAATTCAAGGATGATCAGTACTCCGGCCTCGGGCGCCTGGAGTTGGCCGATGGCAGCCAATACCAGGGCCAGTTCGCCCACGGCAAGCCCAATGGCGAAGGCCAGCGCAACGACGACAGCGGCAACCAGTTCAGCGGCCACTTCGTCGATGGCCAGCTCGAAGGCAATGGCACTTTCAATAGCGCCGACGGCGACATCTATGTGGGCCAGTTCAAACAAAACCAGCTCAACGGCAAGGGCCGTTATGAAAACGCCGACGGCGACGTGTGGATCGGCCAGTTCAAGGAAGGCGCGCTGAGTGGCAAAGGCGAGTTGATCGGCGTGGACGGCAGCCACTATGTCGGCCAGTTCAGCGATTGGCGCTTTACCGGCGAGGGCCGCCTGAACCTCACCGACGGCAGTTTCTATATCGGCGGCTTCGACAGCGACAACTACCAGGGCCGCGGCACTCTCGTGCTGACCGACGGCACCGTGCAAGCCGGCACCTGGGTCAACGGCATGCGCGTGCGCGACGCCGACGGCAAACTGCTCCCCGACCCACTGGAAATCGGCGTACTGGCCCAAGGCCAATTGCTCGATGCCGCCCTCGCCGCCGTGCCCGCCTCCACTCCCGCCGTCGAGCTGTACACCCTGGTGCTGGCCGGCGACGGTAAACAAAGCGTGTTCCTGCGTGAGGCCGATTACGTCAGCAACATGCTCGCCACCCGCTTCGGCGCGCGCGGGCAGATCCGCCTGGTCAACCACCGTGACCATATCGCCGACCGCCCCCTGGCCACCCGCGAAAGCCTGCGCCGCGCCGTGCAGACCCTGGCCGAACGCACCGGGCCGGAAGACCTGGTGTTTATCTACATGACCAGCCACGGTACCCATGAACACGAACTGGTGCTGGACCAGCCGCGCATGGAGCTGGCTGACTTGCCGGCCGACGAACTGGCCGCCGTGCTCGCACCGCTGAAAAACCGCGACAAGGTCATCGTGATTTCCGCGTGTTATTCCGGCGGGTTTATTCCGACGCTGAAGGATGAGCGCACCCTGATCATGACCGCCTCGCGCGCCGACCGGGTGTCCTTCGGTTGCTCCGAAGAAGCCGACTTCACCTATTTCGGCGACGCCCTCTTCGCCCAGGCCTTCAACCAGACCGACGACCTGCAGCAAGCCTTCAAATTGGCGCAACTGCATGTCAGCGAACGCGAACAGGCAGACAACTTCGAAGCTTCGGAACCGCAGATCTGGGCGCCGAAAGGCGTGATCGCCCACTGGCAGTTATTACGCAAACAGCAGGCACGAAAGGCGCTGGAAAGCGTCTCAATGAATAGCAAGGAAGCCAAAGGCAACTAA
- a CDS encoding oxidoreductase — MYLTPQHILLAGATGLTGEHLLDRLLNEPTVTRVLAPSRKPLAEHPHLENPVGDPAVVLPQLSGRVDIAFCCLGTTIKRAGSEEAFRAVDLDLVVAFAKRARELGARHLIVISAIGADAKSSIFYNRVKGEMEQALKAQGWPQLTIVRPSLLLGERLEPRLAEQLAGPLSRLIPGKYRGIEVCELARAMWRLALEEQDGVRVVESDELRKLGK; from the coding sequence ATGTACCTGACGCCTCAACATATCCTGCTGGCCGGAGCTACCGGCCTGACCGGCGAACACCTGTTGGATCGCCTGCTCAACGAACCCACGGTGACCCGCGTGCTGGCGCCCAGCCGCAAGCCACTGGCCGAACACCCGCACCTGGAAAACCCGGTGGGCGACCCGGCGGTGGTTTTGCCGCAATTGAGCGGGCGCGTGGACATTGCCTTCTGCTGCCTGGGCACCACCATCAAGAGAGCGGGCTCCGAAGAAGCGTTCCGCGCAGTTGACCTGGACCTGGTGGTGGCTTTCGCCAAGCGTGCACGGGAATTGGGCGCGCGCCACTTGATCGTGATCAGCGCGATTGGCGCCGACGCGAAATCCTCGATCTTCTACAACCGTGTCAAAGGCGAGATGGAGCAGGCGCTGAAAGCCCAAGGCTGGCCGCAGTTGACCATCGTGCGGCCCTCGCTGTTGCTGGGTGAACGCCTGGAACCGCGCCTGGCCGAACAACTGGCGGGGCCGTTGTCGCGGCTGATTCCGGGCAAATACCGTGGTATTGAAGTATGCGAACTGGCCCGGGCGATGTGGCGCCTGGCGCTGGAAGAGCAGGATGGTGTGCGGGTGGTGGAGTCGGATGAGTTGCGCAAACTCGGCAAGTGA
- a CDS encoding YceK/YidQ family lipoprotein, protein MNKVLMLVVALHLTGCATARTLDAAQPGAPVVYAGTRLDLYAMNGGCCAKDRFGAQAPSYPGVDLPASALLDTLLLPLSVLTVLGVGFNATGGL, encoded by the coding sequence ATGAATAAGGTGCTGATGTTGGTTGTCGCGTTGCACCTGACGGGGTGCGCCACGGCGCGCACGTTGGATGCGGCGCAACCCGGTGCGCCGGTGGTGTATGCCGGCACGCGCCTGGATCTGTATGCCATGAACGGCGGCTGTTGCGCCAAGGATCGGTTTGGCGCGCAAGCGCCGAGTTATCCCGGCGTGGATCTGCCGGCCAGTGCGTTGCTCGACACGCTGTTGTTGCCGCTGTCGGTGTTGACGGTGCTGGGGGTTGGCTTCAACGCCACGGGCGGTCTTTAA
- the ubiX gene encoding flavin prenyltransferase UbiX, which translates to MSGPERVTLAMTGASGAPYGLRLLDCLVREDREVHFLISKAAQLVMATETDVALPPKVQMMQAFLTEYTGAAAGQIKVYGKEDWMSPVASGSGAPAAMVVVPCSTGTLSAIATGACNNLIERAADVTLKERRQLILVPREAPYSSIHLEHMLKLSNMGVTILPASPGFYHQPQTIDDLVDFVVARILNLLNIPQDMLPRWGEHHLSSDE; encoded by the coding sequence ATGAGTGGCCCGGAACGCGTCACCCTGGCGATGACCGGTGCTTCCGGCGCGCCTTACGGCTTGCGCTTGCTTGATTGCCTGGTGCGCGAGGACCGTGAGGTGCACTTCCTGATCTCCAAGGCTGCGCAGTTGGTGATGGCGACCGAGACCGATGTCGCGCTGCCGCCGAAGGTGCAGATGATGCAGGCGTTCCTCACCGAGTACACCGGTGCGGCGGCGGGGCAGATCAAGGTTTACGGCAAGGAAGACTGGATGTCGCCGGTGGCCTCGGGCTCCGGCGCGCCGGCGGCGATGGTGGTGGTGCCGTGTTCCACCGGCACCTTGTCGGCGATTGCCACGGGCGCGTGCAACAACCTGATCGAGCGCGCGGCGGACGTGACCTTGAAGGAACGTCGCCAGTTGATCCTGGTGCCGCGCGAGGCGCCATATTCGAGCATTCACCTGGAGCACATGCTCAAGTTGTCGAACATGGGCGTGACCATCTTGCCCGCGTCGCCGGGTTTCTATCACCAGCCACAGACCATCGATGACCTGGTGGATTTCGTGGTGGCACGCATCCTCAACCTGCTGAACATTCCCCAGGACATGCTGCCGCGTTGGGGTGAGCATCATCTGAGCAGCGATGAATAA
- the mpl gene encoding UDP-N-acetylmuramate:L-alanyl-gamma-D-glutamyl-meso-diaminopimelate ligase: MHIHILGICGTFMGSMAVLAKELGHHVTGSDANVYPPMSTQLQAQGIELTQGYDPVQFDPVPDLVVIGNAMSRGNPAVEYVLNKGLPYVSGPQWLADHVLQGRWVLAVAGTHGKTTTSSMLAWVLEHAGMSPGFLIGGVPQNFSVSARLGDTPFFVIEADEYDSAFFDKRSKFVHYRPRTAILNNLEFDHADIFPDLPAIERQFHHLVRTIPSEGLVIHPTTEPALQRVIEMGCWTPVQTTGAGGQWQVKLLSEDGSRFEVLFEGQAQGVVEWDMSGQHNVANALVTLAAARHVGVVPSMGIAALSAFKSVKRRMEKVADVNGITIYDDFAHHPTAIATTLDGLRKRVGDAPIIAIVEPRSNSMKLGAHRDGLPESVNDADEAVWYAPANLGWDLPAIAALCTVPSTVCDSIEGIIEHVKQQAKPGTHVVVMSNGGFGGLHGKLAEALK; encoded by the coding sequence ATGCACATTCATATTCTCGGTATTTGCGGCACGTTCATGGGCTCGATGGCGGTTCTGGCCAAGGAACTGGGCCATCACGTCACAGGCTCCGATGCCAACGTTTACCCGCCCATGAGCACGCAACTGCAAGCCCAGGGCATTGAGTTGACCCAAGGTTACGACCCGGTGCAATTCGACCCGGTCCCGGACCTGGTGGTGATCGGCAATGCCATGTCCCGTGGCAACCCGGCGGTCGAATACGTACTCAACAAAGGCTTGCCATATGTGTCAGGCCCGCAATGGCTGGCGGATCATGTGTTGCAAGGTCGCTGGGTGCTGGCCGTCGCCGGTACTCATGGCAAGACCACTACCAGCAGCATGCTGGCCTGGGTGCTGGAACATGCCGGCATGAGCCCGGGGTTCCTGATCGGCGGCGTGCCCCAGAATTTCTCGGTGTCGGCGCGCCTGGGCGATACGCCGTTCTTCGTGATTGAAGCGGATGAATATGACAGCGCCTTCTTCGACAAGCGCTCCAAGTTCGTCCACTACCGTCCGCGCACGGCGATCCTGAACAATCTTGAGTTCGATCACGCGGACATCTTCCCGGATCTGCCAGCCATTGAGCGGCAATTCCACCATTTGGTGCGCACCATCCCGAGCGAAGGCCTGGTGATTCACCCCACCACCGAGCCCGCCTTGCAGCGCGTGATCGAAATGGGCTGCTGGACCCCGGTGCAAACCACCGGCGCGGGCGGGCAGTGGCAGGTCAAGTTGCTCAGCGAAGACGGTTCCAGATTTGAAGTGCTGTTCGAAGGCCAGGCCCAGGGCGTTGTCGAGTGGGACATGAGCGGCCAGCACAACGTTGCCAACGCCTTGGTCACGCTGGCAGCCGCACGGCACGTAGGCGTGGTGCCGTCGATGGGCATTGCGGCGTTGAGTGCATTCAAGAGCGTGAAGCGGCGCATGGAAAAAGTCGCCGACGTGAATGGGATTACCATCTACGACGACTTTGCCCACCACCCGACGGCGATAGCCACCACCTTGGACGGCCTGCGCAAGCGCGTGGGCGATGCGCCGATCATCGCGATTGTCGAGCCGCGTTCCAATTCCATGAAGCTTGGTGCGCACCGCGATGGCCTGCCGGAAAGCGTCAACGATGCCGACGAGGCCGTCTGGTACGCGCCGGCCAACCTCGGTTGGGACCTGCCGGCGATCGCTGCGTTGTGCACCGTGCCGTCGACGGTCTGCGATTCCATCGAAGGCATCATTGAACACGTCAAACAGCAAGCCAAGCCCGGCACCCACGTGGTGGTGATGAGCAACGGCGGCTTCGGCGGCCTGCACGGCAAACTGGCCGAGGCCCTGAAATGA
- a CDS encoding sigma-54-dependent Fis family transcriptional regulator, with protein sequence MHNDHFSRHAQQVLTVTRGQARSQGPASDPSIARSWLRCLEDYHLDPAQTLAPTVLEHGRLLESRERLQQVLHIAGSEMNSLHQQLSGAGHAVLLTDARGVILNCVTAPSERKIFERAGLWLGADWSEACEGTNGIGTCLVERQSLTIHRDEHFRGRHTGLTCSASPVFDPHGELLAVLDVSSAREAVSRQSQFHTMALVNLSAKMIESCYFLRHFEHHWLLRFHLQAESVGLFSEGLLAFDGDGRICAVNQSALNLLGQMRGSLLGQSVDACFDCSLDQLLGRASANATASWPLRTRDGRHLFAALRGQSRTVPVSMPVAKPAPARLPGICLGDPALQNEFRKALRVFERDVPLLINGETGSGKEAFAKAVHQASQRADKAFVALNCAAIPENLIESELFGYRGGSFTGALKEGMRGKLQQADGGTLFLDEIGDMPLALQTRLLRVLEDRQVVPIGGAPQAVNVRIVSATHRNLLARVQDGSFREDLYYRLNGLEVALPALRERSDKQQLLDFLLTEEAQGQSISLEPAARQTLLGYAWPGNVRQLRTVLRTLVALCDHGRIGLADLPALLHQAPLNRASELPLDDAERQTLLAALERQHWRMTQTAEHLGVSRNTLYRKLRKHGITRFASV encoded by the coding sequence ATGCACAACGATCATTTCAGTCGCCATGCCCAGCAAGTCTTGACCGTGACACGCGGACAAGCACGTTCCCAAGGCCCCGCCAGTGATCCGTCGATCGCCCGGTCCTGGCTGCGTTGCCTGGAGGACTATCACCTCGACCCTGCGCAGACCCTCGCGCCCACCGTGCTTGAGCACGGCCGCTTGCTGGAAAGCCGCGAGCGCCTGCAACAGGTGCTGCACATTGCCGGCAGTGAGATGAACAGCCTGCACCAACAGCTCTCGGGCGCCGGTCATGCGGTGCTGCTGACCGATGCGCGCGGGGTGATCCTCAACTGTGTCACCGCGCCGTCCGAGCGCAAGATCTTCGAGCGTGCCGGGTTGTGGCTCGGTGCCGATTGGAGCGAAGCCTGCGAAGGTACCAACGGTATCGGCACCTGCCTGGTAGAGCGCCAGTCCCTGACCATTCATCGCGATGAGCATTTTCGCGGCCGCCACACCGGGCTGACGTGTTCGGCGAGCCCGGTGTTCGATCCTCATGGCGAATTGCTGGCGGTGCTGGATGTGTCTTCAGCCCGTGAGGCCGTATCGCGCCAGAGCCAGTTCCATACGATGGCGCTGGTCAACCTCTCGGCGAAGATGATCGAAAGTTGCTATTTCCTGCGCCACTTTGAACATCACTGGCTGCTGCGTTTTCATCTGCAGGCCGAGTCGGTAGGCCTGTTCAGCGAAGGACTGCTGGCGTTCGACGGCGATGGGCGGATTTGTGCGGTCAACCAGAGCGCCCTCAACCTGCTGGGGCAAATGCGCGGCAGTTTGCTGGGGCAGTCGGTAGACGCATGCTTCGACTGTTCCCTGGATCAACTGCTCGGACGCGCCAGTGCCAATGCCACCGCCAGCTGGCCTCTGCGCACACGTGACGGCCGGCACCTGTTCGCCGCGTTGCGCGGTCAGTCGCGCACTGTGCCGGTGTCGATGCCAGTGGCCAAGCCCGCGCCGGCGCGCTTGCCCGGTATCTGCCTGGGCGATCCGGCGCTGCAAAACGAGTTTCGCAAGGCGCTACGGGTGTTCGAGCGCGATGTGCCCTTGTTGATCAACGGCGAGACCGGCTCTGGTAAAGAAGCCTTCGCCAAGGCCGTGCACCAGGCCAGCCAGCGCGCAGACAAGGCGTTTGTTGCACTCAACTGTGCGGCCATCCCGGAAAACCTGATCGAAAGCGAACTGTTCGGCTATCGTGGCGGCAGCTTCACCGGCGCGCTTAAAGAAGGCATGCGCGGCAAGTTGCAGCAAGCGGACGGCGGCACCTTGTTCCTCGATGAAATCGGTGACATGCCGTTGGCGTTGCAGACCCGCTTGTTGAGGGTGTTGGAGGACCGCCAGGTGGTACCCATCGGCGGTGCGCCCCAGGCGGTGAATGTCAGAATTGTCAGCGCTACCCACCGCAATCTGCTGGCGCGCGTGCAGGACGGCAGCTTTCGCGAGGATTTGTACTACCGCCTCAACGGTCTGGAAGTGGCCTTGCCGGCATTGCGCGAGCGCAGTGACAAGCAGCAGTTGCTCGACTTCCTGTTGACCGAGGAGGCGCAAGGACAGTCGATCAGCTTGGAGCCGGCGGCGCGTCAAACGTTGCTGGGCTATGCCTGGCCCGGAAATGTGCGGCAATTGCGCACCGTGTTGCGCACCCTGGTGGCGCTGTGTGATCACGGACGCATCGGGCTGGCTGACCTGCCGGCGCTATTGCACCAGGCCCCGCTGAACCGGGCCAGCGAGTTGCCGCTCGACGATGCCGAGCGCCAGACTTTGTTGGCGGCGCTGGAGCGTCAGCATTGGCGCATGACGCAAACGGCGGAGCATCTGGGTGTCAGTCGCAATACCTTGTATCGCAAGTTGCGAAAACACGGGATTACCCGTTTTGCTTCGGTTTAA
- a CDS encoding aldehyde dehydrogenase family protein translates to MRYAHPGTEGAIVSFKAKYGNYINGEFVPPVEGNYFTNTSPVNGKPIAEFPRSTAKDIDKALDAAHAAADAWGKTSVQDRSLVLLKIADRIEQNLELLAITETWDNGKAVRETLNADIPLAADHFRYYAGCIRAQEGSSAEINEHTAAYHFHEPLGVVGQIIPWNFPILMAAWKLAPALAAGNCVVLKPAEQTPLGINVLLEVIGDLLPPGVLNMVHGFGKEAGEALATSKRIAKIAFTGSTPVGSHIMHAAATNIIPSTVELGGKSPNIFFEDIMKAEPSFIEKAAEGLVLAFFNQGEVCTCPSRALVQESIYDDFMKVVMKKIESIKRGDPLDTDTMVGAQASEQQFDKILSYLEIAKGEGAQLLTGGKVEKLTGDMAGGYYIQPTLLKGTNAMRVFQEEIFGPVVSITTFKDEAEALAIANDTEFGLGAGVWTRDINRAYRVGRAIKAGRVWTNCYHLYPAHAAFGGYKKSGVGRETHKMMLDHYQQTKNLLVSYDINPLGFF, encoded by the coding sequence ATGCGTTACGCACACCCCGGTACTGAAGGCGCGATCGTTTCGTTCAAGGCCAAGTACGGCAACTACATCAACGGCGAGTTTGTGCCGCCGGTCGAAGGCAACTATTTCACCAACACCTCGCCAGTCAACGGCAAGCCTATCGCCGAGTTCCCGCGCTCCACTGCCAAGGACATCGACAAGGCGCTGGACGCCGCCCACGCCGCTGCGGACGCCTGGGGCAAAACCTCAGTGCAGGACCGCTCGCTGGTGCTGCTGAAAATCGCCGACCGTATCGAGCAGAACCTCGAACTGCTGGCCATCACCGAAACCTGGGACAACGGCAAGGCGGTGCGTGAAACCCTCAACGCCGACATCCCGCTGGCCGCCGACCACTTCCGCTACTACGCCGGCTGCATCCGCGCCCAGGAAGGCAGCAGCGCCGAGATCAACGAACACACCGCCGCCTATCACTTCCATGAACCGCTGGGCGTGGTCGGCCAGATCATCCCGTGGAACTTCCCGATCCTGATGGCCGCCTGGAAACTCGCCCCGGCCCTGGCCGCCGGCAACTGCGTGGTACTCAAGCCGGCCGAGCAAACCCCACTGGGCATCAACGTGCTGCTCGAAGTGATCGGCGACCTGCTGCCACCGGGCGTACTCAACATGGTGCACGGTTTCGGTAAAGAAGCCGGTGAAGCCCTGGCCACCAGCAAGCGCATCGCCAAGATTGCGTTCACCGGCTCGACGCCGGTGGGCTCGCACATCATGCATGCGGCGGCTACCAACATCATTCCGTCGACCGTTGAGTTGGGTGGCAAGTCGCCGAACATCTTCTTCGAAGACATCATGAAGGCCGAGCCGTCCTTTATCGAAAAGGCCGCCGAAGGCCTGGTGCTGGCGTTCTTCAACCAAGGCGAAGTGTGCACCTGCCCATCTCGCGCACTGGTGCAGGAGTCGATCTACGACGACTTCATGAAAGTGGTGATGAAGAAGATCGAATCGATCAAACGTGGCGACCCGCTGGACACCGACACCATGGTTGGCGCCCAGGCATCCGAGCAGCAGTTCGACAAGATCCTGTCCTACCTGGAAATCGCCAAGGGTGAAGGCGCGCAACTGCTCACCGGCGGCAAGGTCGAGAAGCTCACCGGCGACATGGCTGGCGGCTATTACATCCAACCGACCCTGCTCAAGGGCACCAACGCAATGCGCGTGTTCCAGGAAGAAATCTTCGGCCCGGTGGTAAGCATCACCACCTTCAAGGACGAAGCCGAGGCCTTGGCCATTGCCAACGACACCGAGTTCGGCCTGGGTGCTGGCGTGTGGACACGCGACATCAACCGCGCCTATCGCGTAGGCCGGGCAATCAAGGCGGGCCGCGTGTGGACCAACTGCTATCACCTGTACCCGGCGCATGCCGCGTTCGGCGGTTACAAGAAGTCCGGTGTGGGGCGTGAGACGCACAAGATGATGTTGGATCACTACCAGCAAACCAAGAACTTGCTGGTTAGTTATGACATTAATCCGTTGGGCTTCTTCTAA